In the genome of Arabidopsis thaliana chromosome 4, partial sequence, the window GGATATGATTGTTCCATGCCAGTGATCCTACTCTTGACTGGTGACCACCCTTTAATGTTCTCAGCTGCAGAAATATGAGAAACACATCAGACTAAGAACACCGGATATTATATCTCaacataaaagagagagagtagtAATTACTTGACGGTTGGATGCAGAATCCCACAGCTGGACTTCAGAGTTGTTGAGTCCAACTGCAACATGACGACCATCAGGAGCCCAGTTGATACTTGTGACAGGTCCCTTCTCCTCATCAATGGTCACAAGCTCAGATGTAGAACCAGTGGAAGCATCCCACAAGTAGACAGTGTGGTCCAACGCTATGGCTAAGACATTTGCACTTCCCCAGTCCAGCAAGTTGAGGTAGAAATCGTCAACAATGTCAGGTGCATCCAAGGTTCTCTCAGAAGTCTGTTAATCACAACAGAAAGTTTAGCAACAGATCAATACAACTCTAATGCAGCAACCAGTAAGTGAGCTTTAAGGATCAAACGCAATAAATACAGTACATACCTGAGGAATGTATCGACGAGGCTTTACAGATTTGGGTTGTTGGTGAAGAGAAGCAGAGTGATTGCTCGGAAGCAGTTCGACAGGAGCCTGAGGTTTGTTTCTGAAGGCGAGAATCCTTGTGTGGTTCAAGTTCATGGTCTCAGCCAATTGCTTCCTGTAGGCCTCTTTGGATGGTGAACTTACCGTTGCAGATTGATCCttaccttttctttcttcagtgAGGGCAAAGTGAGCATAGTCAAAATTCATCGCTGATCTATTCGGTATGAACCTGTCCAGCTGGTAGAAGATAAAAGCAAATCAGTACAATTCATTCGATATCACAAATCCAATTTATGCAAGAAACAATCAATCAATTGGAAAGacatgatttttcttataacaaaaccaacaattcGTTCATACAGTATCTGAATAAAGATTCATCAATGATATGGGTCAAACAATTTTGGATTCAGATGAACAAGTTGTTAATCAAAACACTAATTCTGTATCATAAACATGGTATTGAATCTGAAAAATTAAAGAGCACCCACACAATTCGAATCCTGATTCTCAACAGAGTACGGAAACAGGTCAAATCTGAATGATTGAAGAAGGATACTTACATTTTCCTTGGAATTTTTTCTGGGAAGAAAGTGTTCTTGAAGTGGGCACCGATTCAAACCTGCATCCATTATCactaaacacaaagaaaatcccaaaatacaaacaaacagaaaacaagaatAGCGATAGTATACGAAACGGATTAGAAGATATAATGAGTAAACGAAATTAGATAAAGATGAGCCTGCAGAGAAGGGATCGTTAGTAAATTCGAGCAGAGAGATCAGAGCAGAGAGAGCGAAGAATTGTTGGTGGCTGATGATTGATGAGAGATGAGAGAGCAGATTGATGAAGTGAGTGAAAAGGTACGAAATTTTGGGTTGCTTATAAAGGGGTAGAGccaatttagggttttggaggACTCTAATTTCTATAATCGGAAAGTCGGTAACGGCTATATTTCTGAGAGAGCCGTTGATCAATTACGGAAAATGCCCTCTTTCCCTGAAACAATTAGCTTTTTTATGTCTCATTTTAACATTTGTCTAttagacaaaaacagagacatgtaacaaaaataaaaaaacattaaaatactTATAGatattatacaaaacaaataaaacactGCTTACCACTCACTCAAAAAAGATACTGAAATAACTATTGGTACAAAAAAGAGGTTAACACTCACATAAATACCACAATTACCTTTAATCTAGAATTATtactgaaaaaaaacaaatacaatagTGAAAAAGTTTCATACGGTAAATAGACCATAATAACAATTTATCATCTACCTAATACCATCCAAAATTAGTTTCAAATTGTATACGAGAACCATCCAACGTATTTCGATGTATGGtccttgtaaataataatttttgtattaaccTCGATAATATTTGGTTAGGTTATTGTGTGATTGAATATTTGCTTTATGGTTAAATAATGGTTATTGTGTGATCGGTATTTTTCACctataatattgttttagtattattttaatcatataaaaaatttatatccaaaaaaagCATTTGTTAATCAATTCATTAACCTGAAAACATAACAAGTggtttaaaaacataaaaccaaaatcttctAAAATCCCTGAAATTACATAAGCTAgcggaaaaaataaaatcttccAAAATCCCTAATCGAACACATGTTTCTACACACTAATGTGATTAGGTTAGTGTGGTTTCAATGTCTATTTTGATGTAGTTACAATTATCATCTTACAGTTTACAGTACTTAATGCTCCTGCTTCTTGTATCATCTGACATATATAATCaagatctttctttctattcaAATGCAAGCAAATAAGTTTGACTCAacaatatatatcatttacatatatataattgtacaATATGCACTTTTCTTGTCACTACAATTCATGAAGAATGAATCAgatgcaaaaaaaatgaatattttgcatCTGTATCATGGGTTTCCTTGTCCGTCAGTCTTCACAGCTTCAACGAATACGATTCACGTGAGAAAATGGCTCGGAAACTGCTTTTGGAGCAGCTTTTTTGGCGGTCTCTGGTACTCCAAAAACATTCCAGAACCTCAGAGTCTCATCTCCTGCTGCTGAAGCTACGGTACAACCATCTGGACTCTGTAAGAAatacaacacaaacaacacaAGTTTTAGGACTAAAGACCTCAAACATCTCCAACTACTTTCAACAGttaaaaattgatttagtTGTTTTCCTTTACCTGGGCCATATATAGAACTCTTGATGTATGACCAGTGAGCTCAGCCATTTTCACCATGGATGGATACTTCCAAAGTGTGAGCTGATTCTGTGTAAACCCGTGTGAGCTAAGCAACTCTCTTTCATTCTTGCTCCATAACAACGAACAAACTTGGGAACCAGTGTCTACTGAATTCAAGCAAGCCCCAGTGTGAGTATTCCAGAACTTGATCGTCCtgtctcctccaccaccaccagttGCAAGCAAATTCGCTTGGAAAGGGCACCACGCAAGAGCCTTCACAGCAGATGTATGTTCCTCAAGCCTGTGCAGCCATTGTGTGGTTGAGTTTGAGGAAGCGACAGAACGATCCCAGATGTGTACCACATTGTCGTTGCCACCACTTGCTAGTTGTTGTCCAGATCCTGACCACTTGAGCCCACAAACTTCTTGAGTGTGACCTCTGTAAGTTTCCACAATGGGTGATCTGATCCTCACATCATTGTTGATGATCAGTCCATCCATTCCTCCAGTAGTAAGGATGTGATTGTTCCATGCCAGTGATCCTACTCGTGACTGGTGACCACCCTTCAATGTTCTCAGCTGCAAGTATATGATAAAACACATGAGACTAAGAACACCGGATATTATATCTCaacataaaagagagagagtagtAATTACTTGACGGTTGGATGCAGAATCCCACAGCTGGACTTCAGAGTTGTTGAGTCCAACTGCAACATGACGACCATCAGGAGCCCAGTTGATACTTGTGACAGGTCCCTTCTCCTCATCAATGGTCACAAGCTCAGATGTAGAACCAGTGGAAGCATCCCACAAGTAGACAGTGTGGTCCAACGCTATGGCTAAGACATTTGCACTTCCCCAGTCCAGCAAGTTGAGGTAGAAATCGTCAACAATGTCAGGTGCATCCAAGGTCCTCTCAGAAGTCTGTTAATCACAACAGAAAGTTTAGCAACAGATCAATACAACTCAAAAGCAGCAACCAGTAAGTGAGCTTTAAGGATCAAACGCATTAAATACAGTACATACCTGAGGAATGTATCGACGAGGCTTTACAGATTTGGGCTGTTGGTGAAGAGAAGCAGAGTGATTGCTGGGAAGCAGTTCGACAGGAGCCTGAGGTTTGTTTCTGAAGGCGAGAATCCTTGTGTGGTTCAAGTTCATGGTCTCAGCCAATTGCTTCCTGTAGGCCTCTTTGGATGGTGAACTTACCGCTGCAGTCTGATCCTTACCTTTTCTTCCTTCAGTGAGGGCAAAGTGAGCATAGTCAAAATTCATCGCTGATCTGTTCGGTATGAACCTGTCCAGCTGGTGGAAGAGAAAAGCAAGGCAATCAGTACAACGTATTCAATATCACAAATCAAATCTATGCAAGAAACAACCAATCAATTGAAAAGACAtgatttttcttaaccaaCAGAATCAACAATTGTTTAATCTAGTATCCAAATCAAGGGGAAGTTTATGGGACAGACAAATGTTAatgcaaaaagaagaacaaccCACAAATCGAAATCCCTAATTTGTCAGAAAGGAATCACTTTTAACGATCCTGACGAATTAACCAGCTaatgaaaaccctaatttttaaatagaaGAACTGAATCCTATAATGATAATCGATTCTGATGAAAACTAATAAAGAGCACCGGCaaatcgaaaccctaattcttaATGACAGAATTAGACTTACGTTTTCCTTAGAAGGTTTCCTGGGAAGAAAGTGTTCTTGAAGAGGGCAACGAGCCTGCGTCTTGTAGTGAGAAGAAGTGTTGTTCATACCTGCATCCATtatcaccaaacaaaaacaagaaaacagagcaaaacacacaaaagcGATGATAAAAGAAACGAATATTAAAAGATCTAGAAGATTAAACGAAATCAGACAAATACGAATCAAATAAAGCTAGCGAAGAGGGAATCGTTCCGAGCAGAGAGAGAGCGAGTGATGAATTTCGTCGCAGATGATGAGAATCGAGAGTAGATTGGGTGATCGAGAATGTACGAAATTAGGGATCTTATAAAGCAGTGGAGTCAATTTTTAGGGTTTGCTCTAAATCTTACAATTGGAAACTGTAACGGCTATATTTCGGAGAGAGACGTtgtaaaatttggttttacgGTAATGCCCCTGGCGCTAATGTACACTCTTCGTTTATTTGCGGAATAAATCTGCAATTCTTAGGCTAAGTATAGCAACAGATCAGACCAATTTTACACACAGACTAGtaaatactaataaaattaCTGGTTATACTCCTCTCAAATCTTacaaaccaaagcaaaaaaacacTTGGTATTACTTATATGATTTAACAAGACtaaaccaaaagacaaaaaaagagttggtTTAAATATTGTGGCAAGCCCCAACACAAGAAAATAGGCATTACCAGAACCAGAAGAGTTCCGTTATatgcacccaaaaaaaagaggcaTCGTGAGTGAGAGATAGATTACACACATTCTTACGTTTACCTTTATATACAAGTTTTCATCTACGCTACATATACTTTACACTACAGGGTTGAGGAAAACGTTGTAGCCTTGCTTAGTTATTCACTTATTGTGTAAACCGGGTCAACATTGTTGGTTCTTTCCGTTTCTTCACCACGGAATATATAGACATTGAGATGAAGCGGTTTTGTTTCAGAATTGGCTGGCTCAAACACACAGACATCACCTTCGCGCAAGTTGTTGTCTTGTACAAATTTCTTCCACCCGGTTGAAATCCCACCACTACCACGAGCTCCGAAAATGTTAAACTTCATCTCCCATTTCGTTTGATCCACCTGCATCACCACTTCTTGACGTGTGATAAGCATGTTCTTCACGCACCATTTGTATGGGATTGTCtgtatcaaaagaaaaatgtgacctcttctatttttttcaataatcgAAGCTTCAAGGACTATACACAAAGCGATGCAAAAGTCTTACCAGAAAACACTTTGATACCACATGAGAGCGTTTCATGAACACCAAGAAACCATCCGGCGAAATGGCTCTCTTGGCCAGAGATAAGGCTTTCTTATTGCTTCCAGCTGAAATCATCTCCACGTCTTACGACAGTTGATAAGGtatattagtattttagaTGCATGATAAATGAGATAGAAACTGATAAATATATGGACTCACTCCattatataaagttataaacttTGAAGACAAATGGATCAAAGCCTATGGGTAGTAAGAAGTTAATAAAGTTTCGGAACAAGAAACTTTCTCTACTGAATGAGAAAGATGAGACAATTCTATAATCTCCACACCTAATATccagaatcatataatatcCAAGACTAAGGAATCAGTTACTCCAAGCTGTTAGCAACATTCTCAAAACCTGAAACTTTAATCCCAACAGTTGCATGCAAAACAGAGTCTACAGAGTACAGACAGGGCTTATCAGATGAATACCAAGAAACAAGTGCACTGTGTAATCACTAAGTAAGAAGATTTTCATACCAGCTTTTTGATCGAGATTGTCATTACTTAATTCTCTTCGCATCTTCTTAAAACCGCTAAGGGGATACTTCCCTTCACTGACTCGTACTGTACTAGTTGGAGATATAACAGGAAGCTGGGCAGATGCTGTATCAATGTCAGAGTTAATATGTTCTTCTTGCTCATAACCGGTGTGAGATGCTACAAGAAGCGGATTTAGTATtttatcaatatcaaaatcaagatcAATGTCAATGAGGTCTTCTAGCTCATTATCAACTGGAGGAGATATAACAAGTTGCTGGTTTGGTGTAGTTTCAACATCATCAGGGTTAAAGTGTCTCTTAGGAGACCTCGAAGAGGTTGcattaaaatcaataataccTTTAGTCTTCTCTGCATGCCCACATTTCCTGACGAAATAAGAAGTAGGTTTCTCACATAAAGTCTGTCCATCGAAAACAAGCACTTCAAACTCAGACACTCCATGGAACTTGAAGACCAATAGATCATTCTCCTCTAGCGAATGATCTTTCACAAACTTGTCCCACCCAAAACGAAAAGCCATTGtcttttcatcatcttcctctacTCCCACATTATATGTAACGCCACTTGGACTTTTGAGAGTCACAATCTGAGGCAGCTTCCTTTTGCAGTGTGTTGAAAACTTTCGAGGTATGACCTGTAATAAATTGCAAAAAGTGGTAATTTTTATGCTAGAATTGGCAATCTTAGGACTCTTAAATCCGCAAAGAACtgattttgagagaaaaaaacaaaaattgcttAAACCCCTTTGATACATTTGAGTGTAAATCTCCAAATTAAAAGCCGGTggaaaacaaaggaaagtGAATAcatgaagaaattgaaagagtAACATGAATTGCTGATAAAGAtgcatgaagaagaaggttctTAGAGAAAGTGATAGAGACATACGAGGCGATTGTGGAAACCAGGAAGGAGGAGCTGAGTGAAATGGAGAGTTTGAAAATGAGTCCAGTAGAGTTCTTCTTCCCATTTCATGCAATCCTCGCAATtctcttccatcttctctcttcctctccctGCTCTTGCCACCGAGATACTTGTATGTTGAGAATTGAGATGAAACTGGAGTTATTGGGTTGACaccaaaatatcattaaaagaCCGACTACATTCTGAAGCCCACTATCGGCCCAGATTTGTTTAGGGCTTTTGTATCTTCAACTGTTATATATGGTGTACActtgaggaaaacaaaaagcgtttttttgaatgtaaatAGTCAAACCCTTGTTGCAATTTGAAACTAATGACGACGTCGACGATGATCACCGATCTTCCAAAGGATTTGATAGAAGAAATCCTTTCAAGGGTTTCCATGACATCTATGAGAGTTGTGCGATTAACTTGCAAAAGTTGGAATACTTTATCCAATAGTGAGAGCTTTAAGAAGATGCACATTGGTAAAGTTACATCAACGAGAGAAGGAGAATCTAGGGTGATCATGTTGATAGattacaatctttttttgatGAGCGCTGTCCTCATGGATGACGTTGATCCATCTATAGAGTTTAAAGGTAAACTTAGTTGTCTTAAGGAACAAGTCAAGATATCTCAAGTCTTTCACTGTGAGGGTTTATTGTTATGCATCTTGAAAGACGATACTAGGATTGTTGTTTGGAATCCGTATAGGCAGGAAACAAGGTGGATCATACCTAGATATTCTCACCGTCCATACGTAATGAACAATATCAGATATGCTCTTGGATACGAGAATAATAAATCTGGTCGTAGCCTTAAATTATTGAGGTTTATAGATTATTGCTACACCGAAAAGCACATTTGTTGGCATGAAATCTACGATTTTGACTCTGATTTATGGACAACTCTTGATGTCACTCCACATTGGTATATATTGTCTAATTGGTCTTGTGTCCAAGGCGTCTCTCTCAAAGGGAACACTTACTGGTGTGctagagaagaaaactcagATGGTTACAATCATataatctgttttgattttacaagagagagatttggtcCGCTTCTGCCTCTACCGGTTAACGTTATAGATAATGAATATGAATATGTGACTTCATCTTGTGTTAGAGAAGGGAAGATTGCGGCTTTATTTCAGCACAACGATTCATATCCATATGAGCTTGAGATATGGATTACGACTAAGATTGAGGCGGAAATGGTGTCGTGGAACAAGTTCTTGAGAATTGACATTGAACCTAACAATAACATAATGGTTCCATTTATATATGGGGGTTTCTTCATtgacgaggagaagaagaaagtcgCCTTGGGGTTTGATGAAGAGTTCGGTCGCAAAACATTTAACATTATTGGAGAGGATGGATATTTTAGAGAATTCGATCGCATAACATTTAACATTATTGAAGAGGCTGGAGAACGTGCAGGCGTAAACTGTGGTTCATATGTGTgctcttatgttccaagtttggtCCGAATTAAGAAACCTGCACAAGGCAAAAGGAAAAGACAAAGCAGTTTAGAAAAGCTTCGATTTGATCAAAACACGTGGATATTTGACAGCATTTATCAAGCCACTGCCAGTCAAATACGTAGGAGGAGGCCAACAAGATGATTATTAGTCTCAGATTACAAAGCCTAATTTATTATGTTACAATTCAGAATAACAAAGAAATCTATCTCTTGTCTTTTAGTATTCTTTATTTTGGCATCTTTGTCGAGGAATTTGGAACAGAATCAGCTTTGTTTCACAAATCTTTTCAGTTTCTAAACTTTCATgtagaaaagagagagtagaAGTTTGTTATGAAAAGTTATCCTTTATTGAacttagaaattagaaaacagAGTAGAAAGAGTTCTCTATACAAGCCATTTAACTTACCAGACTCTAAACAATGAGTTTACACTTTATTCGTCAAGCCAGTCTAGGCTGAAGCATTTCTCAGCAGCTTCGATCTTTAACCCTGGAACAGCCTTCTCAACTTCTTCCCACATAAATGCAACGTCGGTATCGCAGATTACATGGCGCAGAGACTTCAGTGAAACAGCAGAGCTCGGTCTATCCGAGAAGCAACATTCTCTCATGTCGATCTTCTCAAGCTTC includes:
- the CDC20.2 gene encoding Transducin family protein / WD-40 repeat family protein (CDC20.2; CONTAINS InterPro DOMAIN/s: WD40 repeat 2 (InterPro:IPR019782), WD40 repeat-like-containing domain (InterPro:IPR011046), WD40 repeat, conserved site (InterPro:IPR019775), WD40-repeat-containing domain (InterPro:IPR017986), WD40/YVTN repeat-like-containing domain (InterPro:IPR015943), WD40 repeat (InterPro:IPR001680), WD40 repeat, subgroup (InterPro:IPR019781); BEST Arabidopsis thaliana protein match is: Transducin family protein / WD-40 repeat family protein (TAIR:AT4G33270.1); Has 49557 Blast hits to 24743 proteins in 707 species: Archae - 58; Bacteria - 7555; Metazoa - 19332; Fungi - 10955; Plants - 5960; Viruses - 0; Other Eukaryotes - 5697 (source: NCBI BLink).); this translates as MDAGLNRCPLQEHFLPRKNSKENLDRFIPNRSAMNFDYAHFALTEERKGKDQSATVSSPSKEAYRKQLAETMNLNHTRILAFRNKPQAPVELLPSNHSASLHQQPKSVKPRRYIPQTSERTLDAPDIVDDFYLNLLDWGSANVLAIALDHTVYLWDASTGSTSELVTIDEEKGPVTSINWAPDGRHVAVGLNNSEVQLWDSASNRQLRTLKGGHQSRVGSLAWNNHILTTGGMDGLIINNDVRIRSPIVETYRGHTQEVCGLKWSGSGQQLASGGNDNVVHIWDRSVASSNSTTQWLHRLEEHTSAVKALAWCPFQANLLATGGGGGDRTIKFWNTHTGACLNSVDTGSQVCSLLWSKNERELLSSHGFTQNQLTLWKYPSMVKMAELTGHTSRVLYMAQSPDGCTVASAAGDETLRFWNVFGVPETAKKAAPKAVAEPFSHVNRIR
- the CDC20.2 gene encoding Transducin family protein / WD-40 repeat family protein (CDC20.2; FUNCTIONS IN: signal transducer activity; INVOLVED IN: signal transduction; LOCATED IN: heterotrimeric G-protein complex; EXPRESSED IN: male gametophyte, pollen tube; EXPRESSED DURING: L mature pollen stage, M germinated pollen stage; CONTAINS InterPro DOMAIN/s: WD40 repeat 2 (InterPro:IPR019782), WD40 repeat, conserved site (InterPro:IPR019775), WD40 repeat (InterPro:IPR001680), WD40 repeat-like-containing domain (InterPro:IPR011046), WD40-repeat-containing domain (InterPro:IPR017986), WD40/YVTN repeat-like-containing domain (InterPro:IPR015943), WD40 repeat, subgroup (InterPro:IPR019781); BEST Arabidopsis thaliana protein match is: Transducin family protein / WD-40 repeat family protein (TAIR:AT4G33270.1).) translates to MDAGLNRCPLQEHFLPRKNSKENLDRFIPNRSAMNFDYAHFALTEERKGKDQSATVSSPSKEAYRKQLAETMNLNHTRILAFRNKPQAPVELLPSNHSASLHQQPKSVKPRRYIPQTSERTLDAPDIVDDFYLNLLDWGSANVLAIALDHTVYLWDASTGSTSELVTIDEEKGPVTSINWAPDGRHVAVGLNNSEVQLWDSASNRQLRTLKGGHQSRVGSLAWNNHILTTGGMDGLIINNDVRIRSPIVETYRGHTQEVCGLKWSGSGQQLASGGNDNVVHIWDRSVASSNSTTQWLHRLEEHTSAVKALAWCPFQANLLATGGGGGDRTIKFWNTHTGACLNSVDTGSQVCSLLWSKNERELLSSHGFTQNQLTLWKYPSMVKMAELTGHTSRVLYMAQSPDGCTVASAAGDETLSCRAIFSCESYSMKLLKTKTTRKTH
- the CDC20.1 gene encoding Transducin family protein / WD-40 repeat family protein (CDC20.1; CONTAINS InterPro DOMAIN/s: WD40 repeat 2 (InterPro:IPR019782), WD40 repeat-like-containing domain (InterPro:IPR011046), WD40 repeat, conserved site (InterPro:IPR019775), WD40-repeat-containing domain (InterPro:IPR017986), WD40/YVTN repeat-like-containing domain (InterPro:IPR015943), WD40 repeat (InterPro:IPR001680), WD40 repeat, subgroup (InterPro:IPR019781); BEST Arabidopsis thaliana protein match is: Transducin family protein / WD-40 repeat family protein (TAIR:AT4G33260.1); Has 49595 Blast hits to 24757 proteins in 709 species: Archae - 60; Bacteria - 7548; Metazoa - 19325; Fungi - 10981; Plants - 5978; Viruses - 0; Other Eukaryotes - 5703 (source: NCBI BLink).); translation: MDAGMNNTSSHYKTQARCPLQEHFLPRKPSKENLDRFIPNRSAMNFDYAHFALTEGRKGKDQTAAVSSPSKEAYRKQLAETMNLNHTRILAFRNKPQAPVELLPSNHSASLHQQPKSVKPRRYIPQTSERTLDAPDIVDDFYLNLLDWGSANVLAIALDHTVYLWDASTGSTSELVTIDEEKGPVTSINWAPDGRHVAVGLNNSEVQLWDSASNRQLRTLKGGHQSRVGSLAWNNHILTTGGMDGLIINNDVRIRSPIVETYRGHTQEVCGLKWSGSGQQLASGGNDNVVHIWDRSVASSNSTTQWLHRLEEHTSAVKALAWCPFQANLLATGGGGGDRTIKFWNTHTGACLNSVDTGSQVCSLLWSKNERELLSSHGFTQNQLTLWKYPSMVKMAELTGHTSRVLYMAQSPDGCTVASAAGDETLRFWNVFGVPETAKKAAPKAVSEPFSHVNRIR
- a CDS encoding AP2/B3-like transcriptional factor family protein, with product MEENCEDCMKWEEELYWTHFQTLHFTQLLLPGFHNRLVIPRKFSTHCKRKLPQIVTLKSPSGVTYNVGVEEDDEKTMAFRFGWDKFVKDHSLEENDLLVFKFHGVSEFEVLVFDGQTLCEKPTSYFVRKCGHAEKTKGIIDFNATSSRSPKRHFNPDDVETTPNQQLVISPPVDNELEDLIDIDLDFDIDKILNPLLVASHTGYEQEEHINSDIDTASAQLPVISPTSTVRVSEGKYPLSGFKKMRRELSNDNLDQKADVEMISAGSNKKALSLAKRAISPDGFLVFMKRSHVVSKCFLTIPYKWCVKNMLITRQEVVMQVDQTKWEMKFNIFGARGSGGISTGWKKFVQDNNLREGDVCVFEPANSETKPLHLNVYIFRGEETERTNNVDPVYTISE
- a CDS encoding AP2/B3-like transcriptional factor family protein (AP2/B3-like transcriptional factor family protein; FUNCTIONS IN: DNA binding, sequence-specific DNA binding transcription factor activity; INVOLVED IN: regulation of transcription, DNA-dependent; LOCATED IN: vacuole; CONTAINS InterPro DOMAIN/s: Transcriptional factor B3 (InterPro:IPR003340); BEST Arabidopsis thaliana protein match is: AP2/B3-like transcriptional factor family protein (TAIR:AT3G18990.1); Has 674 Blast hits to 576 proteins in 19 species: Archae - 0; Bacteria - 0; Metazoa - 0; Fungi - 0; Plants - 674; Viruses - 0; Other Eukaryotes - 0 (source: NCBI BLink).), with the translated sequence MEENCEDCMKWEEELYWTHFQTLHFTQLLLPGFHNRLVIPRKFSTHCKRKLPQIVTLKSPSGVTYNVGVEEDDEKTMAFRFGWDKFVKDHSLEENDLLVFKFHGVSEFEVLVFDGQTLCEKPTSYFVRKCGHAEKTKASHTGYEQEEHINSDIDTASAQLPVISPTSTVRVSEGKYPLSGFKKMRRELSNDNLDQKADVEMISAGSNKKALSLAKRAISPDGFLVFMKRSHVVSKCFLTIPYKWCVKNMLITRQEVVMQVDQTKWEMKFNIFGARGSGGISTGWKKFVQDNNLREGDVCVFEPANSETKPLHLNVYIFRGEETERTNNVDPVYTISE
- a CDS encoding AP2/B3-like transcriptional factor family protein: MEENCEDCMKWEEELYWTHFQTLHFTQLLLPGFHNRLVIPRKFSTHCKRKLPQIVTLKSPSGVTYNVGVEEDDEKTMAFRFGWDKFVKDHSLEENDLLVFKFHGVSEFEVLVFDGQTLCEKPTSYFVRKCGHAEKTKGIIDFNATSSRSPKRHFNPDDVETTPNQQLVISPPVDNELEDLIDIDLDFDIDKILNPLLVASHTGYEQEEHINSDIDTASAQLPVISPTSTVRVSEGKYPLSGFKKMRRELSNDNLDQKAGMKIFLLSDYTVHLFLGIHLISPVCTL